The DNA region agttattttgttTGACGAAATTTACCCGTACCTCTTAAAACAATACAGATTCCTTATATTGTCACTTCTTCAGTGAGATTTCAGATCCTATATTCACTACCGCACACCAGATAGCGCTCGACgctcatttaataataacgatTGCGTacgttcaaaaaatataatgtgtatatttaatcttgactgaaaatatatttttaatttattagtgacCATAAAAAAGCactatgtaattttttaaaaaccctttaataaaaaaaaagtcgattaaatttattaaaaattgtttatcctTAAAATTTGCAGatgttatttatgatttatacctattttttatatttttagacttaaattatatataatgtcAGAAAATGATTTCTACTTAAAACCCCGCCGTTCTATGAATGCCTATTGCGCGTCAGATGGCGCCGGCAACCTTTGACCTTTAAATGTGAGTCATATCATGCGACATGAGTTATGtctcaataaacaaaaaataaaattgaattttttctacCATAAATAAGAGGGcgctattttgtttataatattgttctgTAAATTCACTAAAACGACGCTATAGCACCACAAAAAAATACGTTATAACCAGTGGCGTTTTATGTTGGAGGTGTCAAATTTGTTGGTATTCAAAGTGTACTGGATCCAAAGGTAATTGTTCTCATTGTTATACTAATTTAACGTTGAGAACTTTCCACAGTTACCGCATTTATTTCAGCTATGGGTGGATGCCGATGCTCCTACAAAAACTGCACAAATTCCACAAAATCGGCAGAAAATATACACTTTTTCCACTATCCGGTAAGGCATAAAGAACGCTGCAAAATATGGATCGAAAACGCAAATAAACCGCAATTCTGTGATCTAGAAGAAGACCAACTACGAAATAAAGTTATATGTGCGGTACATTTCGAAAATAAATACTTCCCAAATCCACAGAAAAAGAGGTTATTGCAGGGTGCAATACCCACACTGGACGGAGATGCGGAGGAAACAGTGGGCATAACAAACCAGCTACTTGTACAAGATGTACAAGTGCTACCAGCAAATGATGATGGCACATTATTTGTGTTAGAAACAGACATATTCAACAGAATGAACAGAACGAAAGAAGTCGagtcatttatttacaaaaatggtaTAATGGTGCCCTCACGGCTGGCCAAAAACACAGACAAAACTGGCTCAGAAAACGACAACGCCTTACACCACGTCCTGGACACAAAAGAGTTTGAAGTGGTTACACAACCACAAAAGAAAGTCGTAAATGCAAACAACGCCGTCTCAATTACACCACTAAGCCAACCCAAAAAAATCCTCAACAAAATCTTAGATAAGTCAGGCCCCGCCGGCGTCCTGTCAACACAAATCAAAACAGCACCGTCgaattttgtcataaaaacCGAAAACACATACGAAAAAGACGAAATAACGCACGAAGAGATCCACATAATTGATGATAAAATGGTTGAAGACGACATGGGAGTACCCGAAGAAACAAGCACCCCAGTCAAATCATCAGCCGTAAAAACCTCAACAACCAAACTGTCACCAGACGTATCGGTTGGGAGGATTTACTTGAGGAAAATTAAGCAGCACAGCCGAGACATAGCCACAATTAAGAGGATGTTGAAGCAGAAAAAACTATTGGAGCCAGACAATTCTGCTATATTAAACACTTTAAAAGGTAAATTGCCACCAACATTGTACACAATTGTAGAGCTGCAGCTGCAAAACACTATTTCAGCTAATGATATAGAGTTTTTCACTAATTTCCACAACACATCCCCTGAAGCCTATAACTTATTAAGGAACAAATATAATTGGGCACTTCCCGATTTAAATGACATCTCAGAATGCAATTCTGCATaattattgttgaattttcaatataaattttattatgtgagACAAGTCAAGCCTCAATGCTTGACACAATTACTAATTTAGTAATCGATCTTCTATTAAATTCAatcgaattattttattatttaattgtattgctAGTGTATCTTATTAAATCTatgaattcattaattattcacaTTACAAATGTAGTATACATAGCTTTATTGAATGTGTGTATTTTGAAGATGATTGTTTTGTTATGGGATTAGGTGATTATGAATTTTActacattcaatattttttgttatgtgCCTCTTGCAACACATAATGACttgattcattaattttgtattgttttaatctatttattgGTGCCAGATTAGCTCcattcaaaatatgtaaactgAAACTTGTAACATTggcagtttatatattttgactaAAAATCGATAAAGTAATACTAGAATTCTTCATTTACTTACCTTTGATCAAATTATAAGGTGAGATTTTAGTTGCAAAAAGCAGTGGTGATTATTGTACCTATTATAcacataattgtttatttagtaattggGTATCAttgtaatttacttaaataacagatatttaattttatcgccgttatcaagttttaaaaattgtgtcatttttattttaccttatttatttatttgacttaTTGTGGGGAAACTTAAAGGTAAGATTAATTTACCAACTTACTTGTTATTGTGTATGTACaattatgtttgttatttgttattgcTAATCACATTTgtctatgaaaaattataaaaaataaacagagtAATTATTCCTATTGTGTAATATGTTTCAgtcacaaaaaattacttaattgtgTAGCCAAAATTTCTGTGATTACTAATTATTCTGTATGAGCATCCATCATGGCATTTGTGAATGatgtatattgtttttatttatggaatcataatttattgtaattcatagccatcaaaataaattcttcaaattatatacatgtattgctaaaataaatttatatagttctaagttaattaattaaaactttacaatTGTACGtatttgtcaattaattttatgtcggtataaaataaatattttttcaccaaattttatgtaatttaaaatataatttagtacaaacatgtaaataaatttggttcttgaataaaatattgtattgtaaataatatttctatcaTTTCAtcccatattaaaattcaatttgttttattaaaatttctacaaaaatagttttaactaaaaatcctactttatatattttgtgttgAATACTTTCCTAAAGTCATTTATAAGATACAGTAGCAAACATTTTTGACTCtgataaacaaaatcactTACTTCTTCTCAAGTGGGGATGATGTTACAGCATTATCAAAAGTACTGACATCAGTTTCacctaaaataatacaaaaaacttGTTAGGAAACTTGTAACATCAGATAAAAAGGCAAGTTACTTCTTTCACTCTTGGTTGATTCCAGTGTCCCGTGTTTACATTTGTCCCCCATTATGGCAACGCGTAGATGGGCCATTGCTTTCAAAACCGTGTCCGTGGCCGAGTCCAGCTCGCGAATCTTCTCCTCCGCCTGCCTCAGATA from Aethina tumida isolate Nest 87 chromosome 1, icAetTumi1.1, whole genome shotgun sequence includes:
- the LOC126264263 gene encoding uncharacterized protein LOC126264263 isoform X2 — its product is MGGCRCSYKNCTNSTKSAENIHFFHYPVRHKERCKIWIENANKPQFCDLEEDQLRNKVICAVHFENKYFPNPQKKRLLQGAIPTLDGDAEETVGITNQLLVQDVQVLPANDDGTLFVLETDIFNRMNRTKEVESFIYKNGIMVPSRLAKNTDKTGSENDNALHHVLDTKEFEVVTQPQKKVVNANNAVSITPLSQPKKILNKILDKSGPAGVLSTQIKTAPSNFVIKTENTYEKDEITHEEIHIIDDKMVEDDMGVPEETSTPVKSSAVKTSTTKLSPDVSVGRIYLRKIKQHSRDIATIKRMLKQKKLLEPDNSAILNTLKGAHTHLRDKL
- the LOC126264263 gene encoding uncharacterized protein LOC126264263 isoform X1 — its product is MGGCRCSYKNCTNSTKSAENIHFFHYPVRHKERCKIWIENANKPQFCDLEEDQLRNKVICAVHFENKYFPNPQKKRLLQGAIPTLDGDAEETVGITNQLLVQDVQVLPANDDGTLFVLETDIFNRMNRTKEVESFIYKNGIMVPSRLAKNTDKTGSENDNALHHVLDTKEFEVVTQPQKKVVNANNAVSITPLSQPKKILNKILDKSGPAGVLSTQIKTAPSNFVIKTENTYEKDEITHEEIHIIDDKMVEDDMGVPEETSTPVKSSAVKTSTTKLSPDVSVGRIYLRKIKQHSRDIATIKRMLKQKKLLEPDNSAILNTLKGKLPPTLYTIVELQLQNTISANDIEFFTNFHNTSPEAYNLLRNKYNWALPDLNDISECNSA